The sequence TTATTATTCCGGCAGAACATAAATATCAGCTTATCCTGAAGGAAGGTGATAATTATACTGAAGGTGGTGGAATGGTAGGAGGTCAGAATGACTTTACAGCTTACGTAGCCAAATCGGGAAGCAGTACAAATGGGTACCTTTCAGTAAACCACGAAACAAATCCTGGTGGCGTTACTATGGCTGAGATTAATTATAATGCTGGTACAAAACTTTGGCAGTTAACAAGATCAAGAGCCGTAAGTTTCTCAGATCCTAGCTTGGTACAGACGATCAGAAACTGTTCAGGAGGAATTACTCCCTGGGGAACTGTAGTAACAGCAGAAGAGTCTGTAACCGCTAACGATACGAATGGAGACGGATATAAAGACTACGGATGGCTTGTAGAAATTGATCCTGCAACAGCACAGGTTATTTCTAAAAATGCTGATGGTTCCAAGGGGAAACTTTGGCAGATGGGAATCATGAACCATGAAAACGTGGTGATTAATAATGCTGGAACTACTGCCTATTACGGAGAAGATGGAGGTACTCACATGGTATATAAATATGTGATGGATACCCCAAATAATCTTTCTTCCGGGAATCTTTATGTATTAAAACTAGACCAGGGATTAACAGCGGCAGGTGATCCGGTAGGAACTACTGCAACATGGATTCAGGTTCCTAATAAGACCCAGGCAGATCAGAATAACACCAATAATTTGGCACAATCAGTAGGTGGAACTAAATTTAATGGAATCGAAGATGTGGATATCAGTCCATTGGATGGTAGAATCTATTTTACAGCAAAAGGATTAGACAGGGTATACCGTTTACAGGACAACGGAACTACAGCTTCTCAGGTAGAAACATTCGTAGGAGGTTCTAATTCTGTATACTCTTTCGAAACCGCACAGGGAACAAAATCTGAAGCATGGGGAGATGGGAATGATAACCTTACCTTTGATGAACTTGGAAATCTTTGGGTACTTCAGGATGGGGGTAAAAACTATATTTGGGTTATTGCTCCGGATCATACACAGGCCAATCCGAAAGTAAAGCTATTTGCTTCTATGCCGGCAGGATCTGAGCCTACAGGATTAACGTTCACTCCAGATCATAAATTTGGTTTCTTTTCAGTTCAGCATCCAAGTTCTACCATTTCTACAGATGTTGATGCTACAGGAAATACCATTGATTACAGAGGGAAATCTGCAACAGTTGTGATTGCTCTTAAAGGAAACTTAGGAACGCAAGGAACTCTGGGAACAATTGAAAATAAAGCAGCTGAAAATACAGTAACGGTAGCTCCGAACCCTACCTCGGGAATGGTGAAGATCAATTCGCCAAAAGGCTTAAAAGATATTTCAGTAACAGCTTACAGTGTGGACGGAAAAATTGTTTATACTAAGAGGTTCAATGGATTGAACAAAGCATTAGATCTTGATTTTACATCGCAATTGGAAGGATCTCGTGTTTTAATTCTGAATATTGAAGCAGAAGGAGGATTCCAGCAAACGGTAAAACTATTAAAGAAGTAAAATTAGTAATAATTCTGCCTGCTGGTAACGAAAGTGACTGGCAGGCATTTTCTGTTGATGAAATCGCTATGATTTGCAAAGACAAGTAAAGATTAAGATGATGCAATTCAATATGGCCTTAAAAAAATTATAAACGTCTTCGTATGAAAAAGTTTTTTTTACTTATTTCTATTTTATCACTTTCTCAGTTTAACGCTCAGATTGATCCTGTTAAATATCCTACTTTTACCAATATTGAAGATGCTCTGAATAGTAAAAAAGCTGTTTACAGCATGAGTTTCAGAGAAAAAGGATTGTTTAATCTTCCTCCTCAGATTGTAAAACTGGATTCATTATTCTTTCTAAATATGATGGCAAATAAGTTTGAAAGAATGGATAATGAGCTTTTTACGCTGAAAGAACTGGAGTTTTTGAATGTAAATGAAAACAGCATCAAGTATATTCCGGATGAAATTAGCCAGCTTAAAAAGTTGACTACATTTTCTATGAATCTGAACAGTTTAACGAGCATCAATCCTAATATTGCAAAGTTGCAAAATCTGAAAGTTGTTCATTTTGATGCCAATAACTTGAATACATTTCCTGAGGCATTGATGGAAATTCCCACTTTAGAGGAAATAAATTTACAGGGAAATCAGATCAGTTTTATCGCTGACCGGTTGTATCAGATTAAGAATCTAAAGTTTTTAAACCTGGCTAATAACCAGATCAATGACTTAGAAAGTCTTTCTTTCCCAAAAAAAATTAAATATCTTGAATTGCAGCAAAATGCCATTGTCACACTATCGGAGAACCTGTTTAAAGCTGAAGAACTTGAATTTCTGAATGTAAGTGACAATAATATCACACAAATTTCATCCAGAATAAAAGGATTAAAGAAGATTGTCAGTATGAATCTGGCCAACAATAAACTGAAAGATATTCCTGTAGAAATCAGTCAGCTTAAAAACCTGAAAACCTTGATTCTTACAGGAAATCCTATAGAAAAATCTAAAATTGAAAAATTAAAAACGTTACTGCCGGACGCCCAGGTTTATTTCTAAACCTACCCGCCAACACGTTTGGTTTTATAACCCATATCTTTAAGGATAGCCATTATTTTATCACGGTTGTCTCCCTGGATGATAATCGTTCCGTCCTTCTCAGAACCGCCTATTCCTAAGGTGGTTTTTATTTTCTTTGAGATTTTTTTTAGGTCCTCTTCACTCCCTTCCCAGCCTTCAACAATAGTTACAGGCTTACCATTTCTTCCCTTCTTCTCAAATTTACACACTAAAGGTTCTTTCTGCTTGAATTCTTCTTCAGGCATTTCAAAATCCTGCTCTTCATGTTCAGGAAAAAGATTCTTCAATTGATCACGTAAGTCCATACCGCAAAATTAAAAAAGATTTATGGATTTATAAAAGATCTGTTTCTGAAATTATAAACCTTTTTAGAAGAATAGGAAAAGTTTGATGCTGAAAAATATGTTTTCAAATTTAAATGAGGTACAATTTTTCATATTTTTGATCGTTAATTTTAAAAACTAATATGAAGACTCATCATATCCTTGCTGCCTTACTTTTGACCTTCGGAATGACAAACGCTCAAACCGGTTTTTCTACAGATCCTTTGGGAGCTGTTTTTGAAACAAAAGATACCGAAAACTTCTGGAAAGCATTTGATAAAATGGATACCTCAAAACAAAATCCTTTTATAGACTATATGAAAAATGGTTCTCCTGGAGTGAAGGGCTTTACGGAAAACCGAATCATCAATGCTGATTCCTTATATACGATGGTGAAAAAGAGAAAAGCAGATTATCTGGAAAGCCGTAATGTGTTGTCAGGATTAAAGCAAAAAGAAAAAAGAATCCGATCTATTTATAGTGGAATGAAATATTGGTATCCTGAAGCTAAATTCCCACCCATCTATTTTGTGTATGGAAGATTCAACACTGGTGGGACTTTTACTAAAGACGGAGTAATGATTGGAACAGAAAATCTTAGAAACCTGGATGGAATTGTTGGTCTTATTTCTCATGAATTGGTTCATTTTCAGCAAGACATTAAAGGGAAAGATAATTTACTGAAATACTGCCTTATGGAAGGAAGTGCAGATTTTATCAGTGAACTGGTTTCAGGAGAGACGAATAACAGCCCATTTTATCAATATGGTGAGGCTCATTCTGATGCATTATACAGAGAATTCGTAACCGTATTAAAAACAAGCAGTCCTATGGATTGGCTTTACGGAACTACTAAAAAGGACGATCGTCCCAATGACCTTGGGTATTGGATGGGATATAAGATTAGTGAGGCTTATTTCAATAAACAGATAGATAAACATAAAGCGGTTCATGATATTTTGCATATTACTGATCCCTTAAAGTTCTTAAAAGAAAGTGGTTTTCTAGATTCCTATATCAAAGAATACACTAAGAAGAACAATATGAAATTCGAAGACTTTTTTAAAGAATAATCGTATTGGGAAACTAAATCAAGATAATAATATAGGTAAGATCTTCCAGGTATTACCAAATTACAAACCCTGGCCTTGTTTCAAGGGTAGGGTTTTGATTATAAGAGTAGTATAAAATTGGAGGTTTCAAATTCGTCTATTCATCGGAAATTCAATAAATTTGTGTACTAAAGTTTTACAAAATGTCAAAAAAAGCAATATTAGCAATCCTTGACGGATGGGGACTGGGAACAAACCCTGAAGTTTCTGCCATAGACAAAGCAAATACACCATTTATAGATAGCTGTTATCAAAAATTTCCACATACAACCCTTGAAGCAAGCGGTTTAGCGGTTGGTCTTCCTGTAGGACAAATGGGGAATTCTGAAGTAGGACACATGAATCTTGGAGCCGGAAGAGTCGTTTATCAAAACCTGGTAAAATTGAATATGGCTGTTGAAAACGGGACCCTGGGACAGGAAAAAGTGATTCAGGATGCTTTTGATTATGCTAAAAAAGAAAACAAAAAAATACACTTTATAGGATTGGTATCCAATGGAGGAGTACACTCACATATCAATCACTTAAAAGGATTATTGACTGCAGCTAAAGAATTCGGATTGGACGAAAATGTTTTTGTACACGCATTCACAGACGGAAGAGACTGCGATCCACATTCCGGATTAGGTTTTATTGAAGAACTTCAGAACCATATGGAAGCAACTACCGGAAAACTGGCTACTGTTGTAGGAAGATACTACGCAATGGACAGAGATAAGAGATGGGAACGTGTGAAATTGGCTTATGATGCTCTTGTAGAAGGAATTGGATTCGAAACAACCGATGCATTAGCAGCGATCAAAGATTCATATGATAATAATGTAACAGATGAATTCCTTAAACCTATTATTTTAGTCAATACAACCGCTACAGGAAACGTTGTTCCGGTGGCAAAAATTATCGATAATGATGTGGTAATCTGCTTCAACTTCCGTACAGACAGAGGAAGAGAAATTACAGAAGTACTTTCACAGAAAGACTTTCCTGAATACTCAATGAAGAAACTAAACCTTAATTATATTACGTTGACCAACTACGATAAAACATTCCAGAATGTTCAGGTAGTATTTGACGAAAATGTATTAACAGAAACAATGGGGGAAGTTTTGGAGAATAACGGGAAAACTCAGATCAGAATTGCTGAAACAGAAAAATATCCACACGTTACTTTCTTCTTCTCAGGAGGAAGAGAAGAAGAATTCAATGGAGAAAAAAGACTGTTATGTCCAAGTCCAAAAGACGTTCCTACATATGATTTAAAACCTGAAATGTCCGCTTACGACATTACCAATGCAATTGTTCCGGAACTGGAACAAGGAACCGCAGATTTTGTATGTCTGAATTTTGCGAATACAGATATGGTAGGACATACAGGAGTATTTGAAGCCGCTGTAAAAGCTGCCGAAACAGTAGATG is a genomic window of Chryseobacterium nakagawai containing:
- a CDS encoding alkaline phosphatase PhoX → MKKKLLTIGALALLAGSTIQAQTVIFDKGTSWSYKDLDQAQPDAWKTQNYDISSWPVGNAPLGYGDPVATTIHGGATGLVTAYFAKDFNVNLSTLSDDMELGVMRDDGIVVYLNGQEVVRDNMPAGVITFNTLSSTTIDGAAENVYNIFSIPKSKFINGVNRISVELHNRSITSSDLRIDAYLKTTSTSTPTPVVCNGSHISCFTSIVPTAQTGKLIIPAEHKYQLILKEGDNYTEGGGMVGGQNDFTAYVAKSGSSTNGYLSVNHETNPGGVTMAEINYNAGTKLWQLTRSRAVSFSDPSLVQTIRNCSGGITPWGTVVTAEESVTANDTNGDGYKDYGWLVEIDPATAQVISKNADGSKGKLWQMGIMNHENVVINNAGTTAYYGEDGGTHMVYKYVMDTPNNLSSGNLYVLKLDQGLTAAGDPVGTTATWIQVPNKTQADQNNTNNLAQSVGGTKFNGIEDVDISPLDGRIYFTAKGLDRVYRLQDNGTTASQVETFVGGSNSVYSFETAQGTKSEAWGDGNDNLTFDELGNLWVLQDGGKNYIWVIAPDHTQANPKVKLFASMPAGSEPTGLTFTPDHKFGFFSVQHPSSTISTDVDATGNTIDYRGKSATVVIALKGNLGTQGTLGTIENKAAENTVTVAPNPTSGMVKINSPKGLKDISVTAYSVDGKIVYTKRFNGLNKALDLDFTSQLEGSRVLILNIEAEGGFQQTVKLLKK
- a CDS encoding leucine-rich repeat domain-containing protein; translation: MKKFFLLISILSLSQFNAQIDPVKYPTFTNIEDALNSKKAVYSMSFREKGLFNLPPQIVKLDSLFFLNMMANKFERMDNELFTLKELEFLNVNENSIKYIPDEISQLKKLTTFSMNLNSLTSINPNIAKLQNLKVVHFDANNLNTFPEALMEIPTLEEINLQGNQISFIADRLYQIKNLKFLNLANNQINDLESLSFPKKIKYLELQQNAIVTLSENLFKAEELEFLNVSDNNITQISSRIKGLKKIVSMNLANNKLKDIPVEISQLKNLKTLILTGNPIEKSKIEKLKTLLPDAQVYF
- a CDS encoding translation initiation factor, translating into MDLRDQLKNLFPEHEEQDFEMPEEEFKQKEPLVCKFEKKGRNGKPVTIVEGWEGSEEDLKKISKKIKTTLGIGGSEKDGTIIIQGDNRDKIMAILKDMGYKTKRVGG
- a CDS encoding DUF2268 domain-containing putative Zn-dependent protease (predicted Zn-dependent protease with a strongly conserved HExxH motif), with the translated sequence MKTHHILAALLLTFGMTNAQTGFSTDPLGAVFETKDTENFWKAFDKMDTSKQNPFIDYMKNGSPGVKGFTENRIINADSLYTMVKKRKADYLESRNVLSGLKQKEKRIRSIYSGMKYWYPEAKFPPIYFVYGRFNTGGTFTKDGVMIGTENLRNLDGIVGLISHELVHFQQDIKGKDNLLKYCLMEGSADFISELVSGETNNSPFYQYGEAHSDALYREFVTVLKTSSPMDWLYGTTKKDDRPNDLGYWMGYKISEAYFNKQIDKHKAVHDILHITDPLKFLKESGFLDSYIKEYTKKNNMKFEDFFKE
- the gpmI gene encoding 2,3-bisphosphoglycerate-independent phosphoglycerate mutase yields the protein MSKKAILAILDGWGLGTNPEVSAIDKANTPFIDSCYQKFPHTTLEASGLAVGLPVGQMGNSEVGHMNLGAGRVVYQNLVKLNMAVENGTLGQEKVIQDAFDYAKKENKKIHFIGLVSNGGVHSHINHLKGLLTAAKEFGLDENVFVHAFTDGRDCDPHSGLGFIEELQNHMEATTGKLATVVGRYYAMDRDKRWERVKLAYDALVEGIGFETTDALAAIKDSYDNNVTDEFLKPIILVNTTATGNVVPVAKIIDNDVVICFNFRTDRGREITEVLSQKDFPEYSMKKLNLNYITLTNYDKTFQNVQVVFDENVLTETMGEVLENNGKTQIRIAETEKYPHVTFFFSGGREEEFNGEKRLLCPSPKDVPTYDLKPEMSAYDITNAIVPELEQGTADFVCLNFANTDMVGHTGVFEAAVKAAETVDACIEKVATAAYENGYAVFILADHGNSDVMLNPDGTPNTQHSTNLVPFIVMDKDRTWNLKPGKLGDVAPTILNVMGVEIPNAMTGDILVS